One Fusobacterium nucleatum genomic window carries:
- a CDS encoding DeoR family transcriptional regulator: MLKKDTEKSNIKVLIPKYINEILDKDIKHFKIAKYDLCNRILIKFFLRSDTNFSMFTPFEKKEYLQFALQKENIPKYVELKKLVKNKSESEMIREIFASYVTLPPFLREINLFEEKIVFLMTAKKEYKKLKLYTDEGQIVEGKIDALRRNEENNYLEIEINSEKYYVSKVTMIN, translated from the coding sequence ATGTTAAAAAAAGATACAGAAAAAAGTAATATTAAAGTATTAATACCAAAATATATAAATGAAATTTTAGATAAAGATATAAAACATTTCAAAATAGCTAAATATGACTTGTGTAACCGTATTTTAATAAAGTTTTTTCTTCGTTCTGATACTAATTTTTCAATGTTTACTCCATTTGAGAAAAAAGAGTATTTACAGTTTGCATTACAAAAAGAGAATATACCTAAATATGTGGAGTTAAAAAAATTAGTCAAAAATAAATCAGAATCAGAAATGATAAGAGAAATATTTGCAAGCTATGTAACTTTACCTCCGTTTTTAAGAGAGATAAATTTATTTGAAGAAAAAATAGTATTCTTGATGACAGCAAAGAAGGAATATAAGAAATTAAAGTTATACACAGATGAAGGGCAGATTGTTGAAGGAAAAATAGATGCACTTAGAAGAAATGAAGAAAACAATTATTTAGAAATTGAAATTAATTCTGAGAAATATTATGTAAGTAAAGTAACAATGATAAATTAA
- a CDS encoding phosphatidylinositol-4-phosphate 5-kinase, with product MAFEKRAVNFKEMMFKDGELFSGVYFEYYENGLDKYECSYRDGLKHGSEWMYDEYGMITEVRTYKKGEMRTFEEYYPSGALKFKIELKDEMKNGIEMAFEENHNILYYGLNKDDKRYGEWQFYKNGKLEKYVIYKNDEVIGEEQVEY from the coding sequence ATGGCTTTTGAAAAGAGAGCAGTTAATTTTAAAGAAATGATGTTTAAAGATGGAGAGCTATTTTCAGGTGTTTATTTTGAATATTATGAGAATGGATTGGATAAGTATGAGTGTTCTTATAGAGATGGCTTGAAACATGGTTCAGAATGGATGTATGATGAGTATGGAATGATTACAGAAGTTAGAACATATAAGAAGGGGGAGATGAGAACTTTTGAGGAATATTATCCAAGTGGAGCTTTAAAGTTTAAAATAGAACTTAAAGATGAAATGAAAAATGGAATTGAAATGGCTTTTGAAGAAAATCATAATATCTTATATTATGGTTTAAATAAAGATGATAAAAGATATGGAGAATGGCAATTCTATAAGAATGGTAAATTAGAAAAATATGTTATTTATAAAAATGATGAAGTAATAGGGGAAGAGCAGGTAGAATATTAG